ACTGCATCGGCCCTGAGACCGAGACGGAAAAGATCACTGGTAGAAGAGGTGAGCGTTTCTGAATAGAGACGATTTGAAACTGATTGGTAACTCCACCCCATTCCGCCTCCAATCCACAAAGAAAGGCGACGCGCACGCTGTCCTGTGCGCATGAACCATAAATTGAAATCATGACGGTTTTCTCTGACTTCAAAGGTCTGAGATCCCTCACTCAGTGAATTGTAAAAATAGTCGAGCGCAATCCTGTATTTTGTTGAATAAGTGTAGCCGATCTCAAGGGAAGGGACCAGCCTTCGGTCAAACTCCAAACCATTCAACTTTTTCTGATAAAATTGATTCGACGAAGCACCGAGGCTCCAAATCTGTTTGTGAGAAGATTCTTGTTGGGCCTCTTCGCGCATCAATTCCTGTTCTTTCTTTGGTGGATCATTCAAATCTTGGCCAATTCCAGCAAGGCAAAAAGAAGGAAGAATTAAGGACCACGCAAACAAAATCAAACGAGCATATGATGCATGCATCAAAGAGAATCTCCATTTCCGCTATTTTTACAAATTTTGGAAAAATGCTTCCAAGAAATCGGGTCAATAGAATCTCCAAGAATTTGACAAACTCCCTCGGAACTCATTTTCTGATCGTCTGAAAAGATAGCCTTCAAAATATCGGCAGGCTGAACGGGAGTCACTGGTAATTGAATCGCCAAATCACCTTTGATGCGCGCAAGAGCATCGATGATTGCCTTTCCCAAGCGCTTTCTTGAATCTAGCAGCGTCAAGGAGGATTCCCCATCCGGCACTTCCGAGATCAACTTAAGAATTCGAGCCAAACGAGATCCAGTCCGATAGATTTGACCGCTGTGAGATATACCTCCATCCTCCTTTGCCCCCTTTTCCAATCTTTCCTTGAACTTGTCCCAGTTTGGCAGGTCAACTGGCCCAATATCCAGCCGACGATAATCCAAACCCGCACTCATAGAAATAGTCTTAGATATAAACCTTGAATCGTGACTGTATAAAAATCCCCAATAATCAGCGAGGCCCTCATTCCATGAGCGAATAAGTTGAATATTTGTCTTCATGATCGAGGTCGGCTCGGATTTCTCAGACAAACGATCTAAGCCCCAAATGGGATTCAGATCTTTCGTCAAACTTGCATGAAAATGAGCATGAAAATGCTCATGAGCGATGACTCCTCCATTCATAGCAATCGGCAGGCCATCTAAATTTGAGGGAGAAACAAGAGTCACGTCCCATTTTGAAAAATAACGGGCGTTATCATGATCTATCCCACCATCTGGAAGCTGGATCTTCATCTGTACTCCAACCCGCCGGGGCCAGGATAGATTGGATTCAATACCTAATTCACGATCCAGTTGCTGAAGCCGCTCAAAATGGGCATAGGTCGCAATTGCCAAGGCACTTTCAACATCTGCAGGCATAAATCGACGGTGTCCCCTTGGTATCAGGCGCGGCCTCGCAATATCTCCCACAAACTGGCCATCTTTTATTCCTGCACTCACGTAAATTTGGGCGGCAGAACCGTCCAAACAATCCGCCTGTCGGAGGGTCCTAATTTCTACATCCTGAAGATGATACTCTCCCTGCGGGTCCGGCCATGGCAAAAGGTAGGTAACAGGGCCTTCAATTTGATCTCTTTGACAACTGGACATGAACATGAAAATCGGAATAGAACCTAAGACGACGGCAAAGGGAAGAATGGCTAGCTGGAGGCTGCGGGATGCATGGGTTCGCGACATTGTGGTCAACTTCCTCCGCCAGGGGTTCTTCTCAAGTTTTAACCGATCGAGCAACAGGCGACTTTACCGAATATTACGCGACGCGCTATAATACTGAGAAAACACCACCTTCGCAAGAAAAATTTCCCAATTTTTTTAGGTATTTGGTACCTATCTGAGAGCTGAGGAACCCTATGATTCAAGAGACATTTCTCCATCAATTAAACCCTTCACAGAAGAGGGCTGCAGAAGCCACGGCAGGCCCCCTTTTGATTCTTGCTGGTGCAGGATCGGGCAAGACAAGAGTTCTAACCTATCGTATAGCGCAGCTTATTGCTTCAGGCGAGGCAAGCCCCCAACAGGTTCTAGCTGTCACCTTTACGAATAAGGCCGCAAGGGAAATGGAACACCGTACAGTACAGCTCCTCAAAAAAATCGGTATTCCAGTCTTTGAGCCTATGTGGATCAGCACTTTCCACTCGATTTGTGCCCGAATTTTACGAAATGAAATTCACCACTTTGGCTATCCCGCATTTTTTGGAATTTATGACGATTCTGACCAACAAAGCATGATAAAAAAAGTCCTCAATGCCCTTAACATCAATGAGAAAATCCATCCGCCAAAAAATTTCCAATCCAGAATAAATGAGGCAAAACAGCTCGGGCTGACGCCACAACAGATTGGACAGCGCGGCCATTTTATCATGGATGACAAATCTCTTGAGGTGTACAAGCGCTACGAAACTGAAATGGAAAAGGCCAGTGCTCTCGATTTTGGAGATCTCTTACTGAAGACTTATTTGCTATTTGCACAGTTTCCCCAAGTTTTGGCCGACTACCGCGAGAAGTTTCAGTATATCCTCGTCGACGAATATCAGGATACGAATCATATTCAGTATTTGATGGTCAAACAGCTGGCCGAGGGACACAGAAACCTCTGTGTCGTGGGTGATGAGGATCAAAGTATCTATAGCTGGCGAGGAGCAGATATCACCAACATTTTGAGTTTTGAAAAGGATTTTCCCGAGACCCAAGTCATTAAATTGGAACAAAATTATCGATCAACCAAAACAATCGTCGCCGCAGCCAGCTCTATGATTCAAAATAATCAGCAACGCAAGGGTAAGATTCTGTTCACTGAAAATGATTCAGGAGACAAGATCACCTTACGTGAAGAACGCAACGAATACGAAGAAGCCCGCTATGTCGTCGAACGAATTGAAGGGATCATGAAGGCGCGTCCTGATCGTCAATTTCGAGATTTTGCTATTTTCTATCGAACCAACGCTCAATCAAGGGTTCTCGAGGATTTGCTACGGGGACATTCTGTTCCCTATAAGCTGGTTGGGGGAATCAAATTTTACGCGCGCAAAGAAGTAAAAGACATCATTGCTTACTTGAGGCTATCGCTCAATCCAAAAGACGATGTCGCTTTAAAAAGAATCATCAATGTACCCGCTAGAGGAATTGGGCGGACCACCGTCGACAGAATCGAGGAGGAGGCTCTTGCGAGAAACATCTCCTTCTATGAGGCTCTTCAAATTGTGGCGGAACGCCGCCTCGTTCATTCGGGGGCAACTAAAAAATTGCAAAATTTCACCCACCTGCTCGAGGAGATAAAGGAGAGAGCGGAATCTCTGAAAGTGTCAGAAACATACCACCTTGTCCTTGACCTCACGAAATATGCCTTGCTGCTAAAAGAGGAAAACACTCCTGAATCACAATCGAGAATCGAAAATCTGGAAGAACTTGACAATGCCATTCGCCAATTCGAAGAAGAGCGAGAGGAGGAAGCTTCGCTTCAAAACTTCCTTGAGGAAATGGCCCTTGTCTCTGAAGTAGATAGGATGGCCGACGAAGACAACTCAGTGACTCTCATGACTCTGCATATTTCCAAAGGCCTCGAATTTCCTGTCGTGTTTATTGTCGGCATGGAAGAAGGACTTTTTCCATCTTCGCGTAGCTTTGGTTCTGGAAGCGACGACGACGTGGAAGAAGAAAGACGTCTTGCCTACGTCGGAATCACCAGAGCACGCGAGAAGTTATTTTTGACCCACGCGCGCTCCAGGCGAGTCTGGGGGCAAGAACAGAATCACGCTCCGAGCCGCTTTCTTTCAGAAATTCCCAGCGAGTTTCTGGAAAACTCCTCAAGCTTGAGTTCATCTTCTGATTTTCTGACTCGATTTCGTCAAAAATTCGGCGGCCATCTCCCGCGACACCGCCATTCCCCTCTTGCAGACCCTTTTCCAAGCGATGATGGGCCTTCGACCAATGATGAATCAGACGATCAATTTTTAAATCAAAATCTCTCAAAGGGAACCCGCGTTCGACATCCCACATTCGGAGATGGTTCGATCTTTGCGGTTGAGGGACAAGGAGAGAACCAAAAAGTATCTGTTCTCTTCCACAATTCATTTACAAAAAAATTTGTTGTCAAATTCGCGCGGTTACAAATTCTTGGATGAGCTCGGCAACTCAAGATTTTTTAGGGAAAGTGTGAGAGTGAATTTGGCAATTGGCTCACTTCCAAAAAGAGAAGGCACTGTCGCGTAAACTTCAACGGGAAGACTCATCCGCTCAAAACTAGAGGCCACCCTCTGCACAAAGTCAGAAATCTCTTTGCCTTTTTCGCAGGTGAAAAACACATCGGCTTCAGCTCGTTTAAGATAATCGGCCTTAAAGTCCTTAAAAAGAAATTCAATATCCTTTCCGGTCTTCTCGATGTACCTGTGGGCCATCGTCCCGACAACCAAATCCGCTCCTATCGCCATGGATCCAAAATACATCGAACCCAAGTGATTCTTACTTCGATAGTTCAGCGGAATACGAACTGTCATTTTATCTTCAGTCACTTCCACGACTCGTGGAGACAAAAATGCGATCATTGGAATTTTCCATATAGTGAAGGCATTAATTCTAATGGTCTCCTTGAGACTTGGAGGAACAAAGCCCCAATAGGTTTCAACGCTCGACAGAACCTTCTCTTTTATTCCCAGAATTTGTTGATTGAGATTCACCGTTTAACCTCCGGTCGTGTGGGACTGAGCCATAGACACCATTGCGAATGGCCGCCCATTCAGCAATGTACTGATTGACATCCTCAGGGGTCAAGATCTCCGAAAAATCCGGACTTATGTACTCCTGTTCCACACCATCCCAGCCTCTGTAGGAACGAGACTTCACTGAGCGGCCCACCTCAAAGTCGGGGACCAATCCAACCTTGCCACCTCCCCCAGGGATATCGAGAGAAAGGTTTGGCAAAGCCAATCCCGACAATCTCCCCCAGAGTTCCCGTTGAATCTCCAGTGAATTCTCAACGGATGTGCGCAAGTGATCAGTTCCCTCTGAAGGGTCGCACTGAAACATATAATATGGCTTAACGCGAAGATAGAGCAGACGACGTGACAAGGCCTGAACGATAGCTGGATGATTGTTTACCCCGTTCAAAAGAACCATTTGATTCATGACGGGAATACCGTGGTCAACAAGATATCCCAATGCCTCTGCTGCTTCAGCAGTCAGTTCCCGAGGATGGTTAAAGTGAGCCATAAAGAAGACAGGTGAAAATCGACGCATCATTTGCGCCAATTGTTTTGTGATTCGCATGGGACATACCACTGGCATTCGTGATCCAATCCGAATGATCTCAACATGCTCTATGGATCGCAAATCAGAAAGAACTCTTTCCAGTTTGAGATCGCTGAGTGTAAGAGGGTCCCCGCCACTGAGTATCACCTCCCGAATCCCCGGACGTGACTTTATATAAGACAAAGCCTCATCATACTCTGAAGCAGAAGGAAAGGCGCGGTCCTTGCCAGTAAAGTGTTTTCTTGTGCAGTATCTGCAGTAAACGCTGCAAAAATCCGTCACCAAAAATAGAGCCCGGTCGGGATAGCGATGAATGATTCGAGAGGTGGGCCGATTTAAGTTTTCTCCCAGTGGATCACGCATGGCCTGATTTCCAGGTATCAATTCAGACTGAAAAGGCATCAATATGCGACGAATAGGATCAAGTGGATTTATTGTGTCTGCCAATCGAGCATAGTAGGGAGTCGCCCGAATCTGAAATATCTCACTCGTACCAATAAAAGCCTCTTTCTCTTGAGAGGACAGGACAAATCGGCTTTCGAAGTCCGCCAAGGTGGTGAGGCAATTTCTCATCTGCCAATTGGGATTTTCCCAATCCTCTTTTGATATCCCCTGAAATGGAATGAGATGTTTAAACTCTAGCTTCATGTCGCATCTCTTAGCCCGAAATCTGGAGACTCACAAATCATTTGCCCATAATTTTAGGCACTTACCACGATAGCCCATTTTCGCCACCGGGCCTGTATCGACATCGCACACCTCTAACCGGCTGAAATAACGAACTTTTTTTCTCGAAAAAGAATAACTGTCACGAGATGGGCATTTGCGGGCTCTCTCTCTTGGGGGAGCAAAATGAATAAATACCATGTGAATTCAGAGACTTACTTTTACTTTAGAAAATTGGACGAGTTTTTGGAAGACAAAGATCAGAAGGCTACTTGCCTCTGATGGGTAAGTAGATACGGAGGTCTCTTTGTATGAAGGCTCGATCCAAAAATCACATGGGACTCAAAGTTCTCCTGGTGCTGATGGTGGCACTCAATATGTCCTGGGTACAAAAGGTATTCGACAACAACACCAATACCATCGAGATGGCCTCGAGCACTACTCCTTCTGACGCTGCAGACTCCATCGTTGCGAATCCTGCGACCAAGTCTGTGACATACAACCGGCAAATTCGGGTCAGAACCGGAAGAACGACAGAAGATCAGCAGTGGAATGTGAGGATCACTAAAGCAGAAATCGCGAAAACAGATCCATGGACAGGAAAAAATGAAGGAAAAGAGGAAGTTTATCAGGTCTCTGCTCAGGCGGAAGGCTGCTACGGAATGAATTGCCAGGCCAGCGCCACGTTCAGGACAGCTGATATCGGAGGGAACACTTCTGATGTCGCAACAGTTGTCGCGCAAATTCAGCAAAGATTTGATCCTACGCTGGATAGAAAGGCATCACTGAAAAGCAAAGAAGCCGAAGAAGCCCGAGCCGAAGAAGAAAAGGAAAAGAAAGAGGCAAAGAGACTTGAAAAATTGGAACGCGCAATCGCCGATTGCAAGGCCGACCCAGATACTGAAAAGCCATTTCGATCTGAATATGCCCGACTGAGCTGCCGAGCAGAAAAACTCGGATCTAAAGATGGAGCTGAAGCCGAAGGAGAATTTGCTGAAATTCGCGAAGATCTTCGTGCCCTCTTAACCAATGGGAATCCCAGCGAGATGGCCAGAGCGAAGGAGCTCTTAGGAAGCATGAATAGCGACAGCAGTTTGCCCCGCTCAATGAGAGCACAATTGAGTGCCATGAGGGCTGGCTCGTATTATAACGAGCAGTATCCGCAAGCACTCCAAAACTACCTGACAACACGTAACCCTATACAAATGCAGATATCCTTAGGAAAAATGAAACAACTCGATCAAGGGTTTAAGGCGGACACGGCTCGATTTGGAAATTCCTTTTACGGAAGTGATGAATTCACTTTTTGGCAAAATGAGCTTCAACACAATATGGACCTTGTCCTCAAAGATCCACGCACGGCCCTCATCGGTAACAGAGAATATTCCAATGGATCTGATTTCCAAAGTCAGAGCTTTAACATTGAGGGGAGGTTGGCGCGAGGAAGAGCCCAATCGGCCTCAGCTGGCACAGGTTATTTAGGAGGCTCGCAAGGACAATTTTGGCGCGGAGGAGATGCAAATGGATCACGCACTCCCCTCTATGATCGGAACTCTTCCATTGGCAGTAGAGGTGCAACATCATCGGTAGGGGGAATTCCACAGCTAGGTCAGTCTGTGAGTGGGCACTGAAACTCAGCGCCCCCTCTTAGTTTCGGCTCACAGTAAAATAGTCGACCCAAGAATCGAGTTTCAATCCGAGAGCCACAAAGGCCTGGCCCCATACTTCACCCCGATGGCCAAAGCCGGCTCTCACTTCAAATTTTAAGTCCATTTTTGGGTGAACCGTTGTGGTGAGTCCATAGCCGATTCCTCCAGCGAGCCTCTTCTCCTTGCGATCCTCATCATGAAGGTTGATTACACCTACGAAAATTCTTCCCAGAGGAGATACCTGAGAGGGAAAATTAACAAATTGCCAACGAAGTGAGGCCAGACCAAGCCCAATCGTCACTCCCTCAGCTCCCCCTACTCCGCCCAAAATATCGAGATATTGCTGACAGCTTTGGCTCAATGAAAATAGGCATCTGCCCACATGAAACCCTAGCTCTCCTCCCAGCCAATACATATTTTTTCTCTCCCACATCGAACCAATATCAAGGAAGTACTCCTGGTTTTGAGGAATATAAGTCTGAAGATCGACCCATTTTCCCTGCGAGGATTTTCTGCCTCCAAACGTCTCTTGAACGGTTGCAAATCCGACATTTTCTTCAGAATGAGCTTGATTCCAAATGACCGGCCACAATATGTGACTAAATATCAAAATGAGAGTGCTCAAATAAAATCGATAACAAATGCGTGAATTGAACATCTTGTTGATTCTCCTTTGCAGGGATCTCTTTTGTCACTATTTGCCTGAGGTATTGACCTGGTTTTTCAATGGAAAATAAAAAATCCAGGGGTTTCCCCCTGGACCATCCACCATCGACCCATAAGATATTTTCAGGACGAATTACTCAGTTGTTCATCTCAGCTGTATTCAAAGACGGATATAATTAAAAGCTGATGGCGGCCTTTGTTGACATTCCATAACTAAATTTTGAATCAAGAGTTCCATCCCCCTCAAAAGCTTTGCCTGGCATTAAAAGACCAAGACCTGTCTGCCAGACGACTCCTTTTTTAAGAGCATAGCTCAATTTAAAATCCAATTCGTAGCCCAAATCAGATTCCACCTCCACATTGAGGAGTGGATCTCGATTGAGATACCCGGTTACGACTGAGGATGCCAATTCCCATTTCTCATCTATTTTATATTGGAGGTAAGGAGCAAAATAAACGACGTTGCTGATGGCTTCTGTATCAACCCCTTGGAGAGTAGGATCTGCGCCTGCGCCTGAGCCAGACAAAGTCGTTCTTAAAAAGTCTCTCTTCCGAGAGGATGGTTAAATAACAAAATAGCCACGTCATAATTCTTGTTAAAAACGAAACCCTCATATTTGGAATCGGTGCTAGGATCATCCCCACTGGCAATACCGGCTTTAATGCCATATCTCAGATTCTTGGAATCAGGCCGGTATTCAAACTCCCCAGCTATTCCAAAGGCTGAAACCGAAGTCCTTTCACCATCAGCAGCTCGAACCCCTAATCTTCCTCCCTGAAAACTCACCTCAACCCCCACTCTCATGCTCTCGCGGTCGCGAACAACATAAAGACTCGTGTTCTGAAGATCTACTTTATCGCGACCGGTAGCAGCCCCTCCCAAGTTCTCTCCTGGACTTGTCCCCAAGGGAGCATCACTTCCGCTCTCGTTCGAGGTGCGCACTTGATGAAAAATACCCATTTCCAGATCAGTTTCAGGATTTTCGTATTGAAGTTGAATCAAATACTCCGTGACGTCATCGCTACGGCTGACAGTCCCCTCATTGATTTTGGCCAACATAGGCAAAAGATAAAAATTACCCATCATAATTTTGTATCCAATTAAATCGCGAGTGTCATACCAATGATCAAAAAGACCATTCCCGGAATTGTACGTCATCCCTAAGCCAAAATGCACGGGCGCTCTTCCTGCAATCAGAGCACCATGCTCCTGAACATAAGTTAAGTACAGTTGGG
This region of Bdellovibrionales bacterium genomic DNA includes:
- a CDS encoding UvrD-helicase domain-containing protein, translated to MIQETFLHQLNPSQKRAAEATAGPLLILAGAGSGKTRVLTYRIAQLIASGEASPQQVLAVTFTNKAAREMEHRTVQLLKKIGIPVFEPMWISTFHSICARILRNEIHHFGYPAFFGIYDDSDQQSMIKKVLNALNINEKIHPPKNFQSRINEAKQLGLTPQQIGQRGHFIMDDKSLEVYKRYETEMEKASALDFGDLLLKTYLLFAQFPQVLADYREKFQYILVDEYQDTNHIQYLMVKQLAEGHRNLCVVGDEDQSIYSWRGADITNILSFEKDFPETQVIKLEQNYRSTKTIVAAASSMIQNNQQRKGKILFTENDSGDKITLREERNEYEEARYVVERIEGIMKARPDRQFRDFAIFYRTNAQSRVLEDLLRGHSVPYKLVGGIKFYARKEVKDIIAYLRLSLNPKDDVALKRIINVPARGIGRTTVDRIEEEALARNISFYEALQIVAERRLVHSGATKKLQNFTHLLEEIKERAESLKVSETYHLVLDLTKYALLLKEENTPESQSRIENLEELDNAIRQFEEEREEEASLQNFLEEMALVSEVDRMADEDNSVTLMTLHISKGLEFPVVFIVGMEEGLFPSSRSFGSGSDDDVEEERRLAYVGITRAREKLFLTHARSRRVWGQEQNHAPSRFLSEIPSEFLENSSSLSSSSDFLTRFRQKFGGHLPRHRHSPLADPFPSDDGPSTNDESDDQFLNQNLSKGTRVRHPTFGDGSIFAVEGQGENQKVSVLFHNSFTKKFVVKFARLQILG
- a CDS encoding KamA family radical SAM protein, with translation MKLEFKHLIPFQGISKEDWENPNWQMRNCLTTLADFESRFVLSSQEKEAFIGTSEIFQIRATPYYARLADTINPLDPIRRILMPFQSELIPGNQAMRDPLGENLNRPTSRIIHRYPDRALFLVTDFCSVYCRYCTRKHFTGKDRAFPSASEYDEALSYIKSRPGIREVILSGGDPLTLSDLKLERVLSDLRSIEHVEIIRIGSRMPVVCPMRITKQLAQMMRRFSPVFFMAHFNHPRELTAEAAEALGYLVDHGIPVMNQMVLLNGVNNHPAIVQALSRRLLYLRVKPYYMFQCDPSEGTDHLRTSVENSLEIQRELWGRLSGLALPNLSLDIPGGGGKVGLVPDFEVGRSVKSRSYRGWDGVEQEYISPDFSEILTPEDVNQYIAEWAAIRNGVYGSVPHDRRLNGESQSTNSGNKREGSVER
- a CDS encoding YiiD C-terminal domain-containing protein — translated: MNLNQQILGIKEKVLSSVETYWGFVPPSLKETIRINAFTIWKIPMIAFLSPRVVEVTEDKMTVRIPLNYRSKNHLGSMYFGSMAIGADLVVGTMAHRYIEKTGKDIEFLFKDFKADYLKRAEADVFFTCEKGKEISDFVQRVASSFERMSLPVEVYATVPSLFGSEPIAKFTLTLSLKNLELPSSSKNL